Proteins from a single region of Verrucosispora sp. NA02020:
- a CDS encoding S8/S53 family peptidase produces MTPTRPVHRRAPVRRLLTAAVVATLAGGLVTSTPLDAVAAPTPGGPATASGPTVAPPLAFRVDPALSAPRLPIDPVGRLGTDRELGVVAGPSGSPAGLVLDEVMVRVADQAELDAFLTRWGGQVLDSFAPDDQGQDHLVRVDADRADPAGLVGDLLAAEPRQSGEYRVGDERALRLLALAAAEWRVGTELVLDWLVEPTGITDGEVFEAPDFAHNVFDWSFMRAGGAMDTGVAPAWQLLQSKGRLTKQVKYLVLDGGFTHNPDFPDKVSLHTVEWGKANTNDCTGGTPCPWHGTDVVLAGMGRVDNDYGTAGPAGPVVKELVAVRNGIDYWTVLRRLEKVAEATHPDVVNLSFTRDVDLGKSHARTWTDRRMKNVRDTGALIVAAAGNNGVDVDGDTLYVPCESTHVMCVGGMRDTAAVAGGSNYGTSDHTRSVEIYGPMCVRGLADPGKPGNNTTRANACGTSVAAPFVGGVAALVLAADPTLTATEVRDILNDTAHVGGLGAKVTGSQRRIDALGAVAEALGVKVGKPTVTISTPKTGQQFGVGQTVDLWGSATDFLGKEIPLTWTSSIDGLLAQGSQTFATLSAGTHVVTATATDSLGRTGSAAVTVTVVDSPTTVAVISPPVGSTLPAGQSVGLVGTSHDPDEPGSVPDSQVSWTVRRGNTVVFQKNGHQALLPAATVTPGSYTATFTADGVSAHRAFAVVAAPAGKTTPTATITAPAQALTLTTDDGTPRTVAFAGTGTDAEDGAISGMRLRWTAYGDGGVKKVLCQGSAVPTGGPVDDVVLPKSCSGLTAPLGLLDSGTTVTTWVVWLEVFDSSGLVGVDSVPIRIESVTP; encoded by the coding sequence ATGACACCGACACGTCCCGTCCACCGGCGGGCACCCGTCCGCCGCCTGCTGACCGCCGCCGTGGTGGCCACACTCGCCGGTGGGCTCGTCACGTCCACCCCGCTGGACGCCGTCGCCGCGCCCACCCCCGGCGGCCCGGCCACGGCCTCCGGCCCCACCGTGGCGCCGCCGCTGGCCTTCCGGGTCGACCCGGCACTGTCCGCACCCCGCCTACCGATCGACCCGGTGGGTCGGCTCGGAACCGACCGGGAGCTCGGGGTGGTGGCGGGGCCGAGCGGGTCCCCCGCCGGGCTGGTCCTCGACGAGGTGATGGTGCGGGTCGCCGACCAGGCCGAGTTGGACGCCTTCCTGACGCGCTGGGGCGGACAGGTCCTCGACTCGTTCGCCCCGGACGACCAGGGGCAGGACCACCTGGTCCGGGTGGACGCCGACCGGGCCGACCCGGCCGGGCTGGTCGGTGACCTGCTCGCCGCCGAGCCCCGACAGTCCGGCGAGTACCGGGTCGGTGACGAGCGGGCACTGCGGCTGCTCGCCCTGGCCGCAGCCGAGTGGCGAGTCGGCACCGAACTCGTCCTCGACTGGCTGGTGGAGCCGACCGGCATCACCGACGGCGAGGTCTTCGAGGCGCCCGACTTCGCGCACAACGTCTTCGACTGGTCGTTCATGCGGGCCGGGGGTGCGATGGACACCGGCGTCGCGCCCGCCTGGCAGCTCCTCCAGTCCAAAGGTCGGCTGACCAAGCAGGTGAAGTACCTGGTGCTCGACGGTGGGTTCACCCACAACCCCGACTTCCCGGACAAGGTGTCGCTGCACACGGTGGAGTGGGGCAAGGCCAACACCAACGACTGCACCGGGGGTACGCCCTGCCCGTGGCACGGCACCGACGTCGTCCTCGCCGGCATGGGCCGGGTCGACAACGACTACGGCACCGCCGGACCGGCCGGACCCGTGGTCAAGGAACTCGTCGCGGTTCGCAACGGCATCGACTACTGGACGGTGCTGCGCCGGCTGGAGAAGGTCGCCGAGGCGACCCACCCGGACGTGGTCAATCTCAGCTTCACCCGCGACGTCGACCTCGGCAAGTCCCACGCGCGTACCTGGACCGACCGGCGGATGAAGAACGTGCGGGACACCGGCGCGTTGATCGTCGCCGCCGCCGGGAACAACGGTGTGGACGTCGACGGCGACACCCTCTACGTACCCTGCGAGAGCACCCACGTGATGTGTGTGGGCGGTATGCGGGACACCGCAGCGGTGGCGGGCGGGTCGAACTACGGCACCAGCGACCACACCCGCTCGGTCGAGATCTACGGTCCGATGTGCGTCAGGGGTCTCGCCGACCCCGGGAAGCCGGGGAACAACACGACCCGCGCGAACGCCTGTGGCACCAGCGTCGCCGCACCGTTTGTGGGTGGGGTCGCCGCCCTGGTGCTGGCCGCCGATCCCACCCTCACCGCCACCGAGGTCCGGGACATTCTCAACGACACCGCGCACGTCGGTGGACTGGGCGCCAAGGTGACCGGCAGCCAACGCCGGATCGACGCCCTGGGCGCGGTCGCCGAAGCGCTGGGAGTGAAGGTCGGCAAGCCGACGGTGACCATCAGCACCCCGAAGACGGGTCAGCAGTTCGGGGTGGGGCAGACGGTGGACCTGTGGGGCTCGGCAACCGACTTCCTCGGCAAGGAGATCCCACTGACCTGGACCAGCAGCATCGACGGCCTGCTGGCCCAGGGGTCGCAGACCTTCGCGACGCTGTCGGCCGGTACCCACGTCGTCACCGCCACCGCCACCGACAGCCTGGGCCGCACCGGCTCCGCCGCGGTGACCGTCACGGTGGTGGACAGCCCGACGACGGTGGCGGTCATCTCGCCGCCGGTGGGATCGACCCTGCCCGCCGGGCAGTCGGTCGGTCTGGTCGGCACCTCTCACGACCCCGACGAGCCCGGGTCGGTACCCGACTCGCAGGTGTCGTGGACGGTGCGGCGCGGCAACACCGTGGTGTTCCAGAAGAACGGCCACCAGGCACTCCTGCCGGCGGCCACGGTCACACCGGGCTCGTACACGGCGACCTTCACGGCGGACGGCGTCAGCGCCCACCGCGCCTTCGCAGTCGTGGCGGCACCGGCCGGGAAGACCACGCCGACGGCCACGATCACCGCCCCGGCACAGGCCCTGACGCTGACCACTGACGACGGCACTCCCCGGACGGTCGCCTTCGCCGGTACCGGCACCGACGCCGAGGACGGGGCGATCAGCGGGATGCGTCTGCGGTGGACCGCGTACGGCGACGGGGGTGTCAAGAAGGTGCTCTGCCAGGGCAGCGCCGTGCCCACCGGCGGCCCGGTCGACGACGTGGTGCTGCCGAAGAGCTGCTCCGGTCTCACCGCCCCGCTGGGCCTGTTGGACAGCGGGACCACGGTCACCACCTGGGTGGTGTGGCTGGAGGTGTTCGACTCCTCCGGTCTGGTCGGGGTGGACTCCGTGCCGATCCGAATCGAGTCGGTCACTCCCTGA
- a CDS encoding alpha/beta fold hydrolase — MQRTWHVLDTAAADSDSAIQPVGTLLCVHGNPTWSYLWRHLLARFQRADAPRWRVVAVDHLDMGFSERTGTVRGLAQRIDDLTTVTDALGITGPVVTVGHDWGGSISLGWALRHRDQLRGVVLTNTAVHQPSGSPAPALIRLARLPGVLPAVTVRTQTFLQATLALANPWLPEPVRAGYLAPYRGVERRAAIGGFVADIPLGPEHPSWQALQEVAQRLDTLAGIPALLLWGPRDPVFGEVHLRDLRSRLPHAQLHRFEGAGHLLAEDADVAGAVAQWLVDLDHRPAEPNASPEPAVPWRPLWAALAERAEDRSVALVELAKNGRQISWSLLWRRIREIGAGLSASGVRRGDRVALLVPPGADLTAAVYACLRIGAVIVVADPGLGLGGMSRALRSADPAHLVAVGPGLALARALRWPGRPLGAGPGAAVMGALTLGKLARLGADVRDLPAAPEPDDDAAVLFTSGSTGPAKGVVYTHRQLAAMRDALFGLGVTADDGIVAAFAPFALFGPALGTPSAIPDMKVTAPRTLTAAALAEAVAAVDASAVFASPAALRNVVDTGDGVDDRQRTALENVTLLLSAGAPVPAALLTQTRALMPKAQPHTPYGMTEVLPVTDITLDEIVEAEPGDGVCVGRPLPGVEVAIAALDSTGTPSEHPGGAPGLTGEILVRAGHVKDRYDGLWLTERDSSRNPGWHRTGDVGYLDPEGRLWVQGRLAHILLTSDGVLAPVGIEQQVESVPQIARAAVVGVGPPGVAKVVVVAETLPATRHARLASRELTDAVRAAAVPPVAAVLVVPSLPTDIRHNSKIDRTRLRDWAERVLAGGRVSGL; from the coding sequence GTGCAGCGCACCTGGCATGTCCTGGACACCGCCGCTGCCGACTCGGACAGCGCGATCCAACCCGTGGGGACGCTGCTGTGCGTGCACGGCAATCCCACCTGGTCGTACCTGTGGCGGCACCTGCTGGCCCGGTTCCAACGGGCTGACGCACCGCGGTGGCGGGTGGTCGCCGTGGACCACCTGGACATGGGATTCTCGGAGCGCACTGGCACCGTACGCGGGCTGGCGCAGCGGATCGACGACCTCACCACGGTCACCGACGCGCTCGGTATCACCGGGCCGGTCGTCACCGTCGGGCACGACTGGGGTGGGTCCATCTCGTTGGGTTGGGCGCTGCGTCACCGGGATCAGCTACGTGGTGTCGTGCTGACCAACACCGCGGTGCACCAGCCGAGTGGGTCGCCGGCGCCCGCCCTGATTCGCCTGGCCCGGCTGCCCGGCGTGTTGCCGGCGGTGACCGTGCGGACGCAGACGTTCCTGCAGGCCACCCTCGCATTGGCGAACCCGTGGCTGCCGGAGCCTGTCCGAGCGGGCTATCTCGCTCCGTACCGCGGTGTGGAGCGACGGGCGGCGATCGGCGGCTTCGTCGCGGACATCCCGCTCGGGCCTGAACATCCGAGCTGGCAGGCGCTGCAAGAGGTCGCGCAGCGTCTGGACACGCTGGCGGGGATACCGGCGCTGCTGCTGTGGGGGCCACGCGACCCGGTCTTCGGCGAGGTGCACCTGCGTGACCTGCGAAGCCGGCTGCCGCATGCCCAGTTGCACCGGTTCGAAGGCGCGGGTCACCTGCTCGCCGAGGACGCTGACGTCGCCGGTGCGGTCGCCCAGTGGCTGGTCGACCTGGACCACCGGCCCGCCGAGCCGAACGCGTCGCCGGAACCGGCGGTGCCGTGGCGTCCACTGTGGGCGGCGTTGGCGGAGCGTGCCGAGGACCGGTCGGTCGCTCTGGTGGAGCTGGCGAAGAACGGTCGGCAGATCAGCTGGTCGTTGTTGTGGCGACGCATTCGGGAGATCGGGGCCGGGTTGTCGGCCTCCGGCGTGCGTCGCGGCGATCGGGTGGCACTGCTCGTACCGCCCGGCGCCGATCTGACCGCCGCCGTCTACGCGTGCCTTCGCATCGGTGCGGTGATCGTGGTAGCCGATCCCGGGCTGGGACTGGGCGGCATGAGCCGGGCGCTGCGCAGCGCCGACCCCGCGCACCTCGTCGCCGTCGGCCCCGGGCTCGCCCTCGCCCGCGCCCTGCGGTGGCCCGGAAGGCCTCTCGGGGCCGGACCTGGCGCCGCCGTGATGGGCGCGCTCACCCTGGGCAAGCTCGCCCGTCTCGGTGCCGACGTCCGGGACCTTCCGGCCGCGCCAGAGCCGGACGACGACGCGGCCGTGCTGTTCACGTCCGGTTCGACCGGGCCGGCGAAGGGTGTGGTCTACACCCATCGCCAACTCGCCGCGATGCGTGACGCGCTGTTCGGCCTCGGAGTGACCGCCGACGACGGAATCGTGGCGGCCTTCGCGCCGTTCGCACTCTTCGGACCGGCTCTCGGCACCCCGTCGGCGATCCCGGACATGAAGGTCACCGCCCCACGGACGTTGACCGCCGCCGCTCTCGCCGAGGCGGTGGCCGCAGTCGACGCCTCGGCGGTGTTCGCGTCACCGGCCGCGCTGCGCAACGTGGTCGACACCGGCGACGGGGTGGACGATCGCCAGCGCACCGCGTTGGAGAACGTGACGTTGCTGCTGAGCGCGGGCGCGCCGGTGCCCGCCGCGCTGCTGACCCAGACGCGGGCCTTGATGCCCAAGGCGCAGCCGCACACCCCCTACGGGATGACCGAGGTCCTCCCGGTCACCGACATCACCCTCGACGAGATCGTCGAGGCCGAGCCGGGTGACGGTGTGTGCGTCGGCCGGCCGCTGCCGGGCGTCGAGGTGGCGATCGCTGCGCTGGACTCGACCGGTACGCCGTCCGAGCACCCTGGTGGTGCTCCTGGGCTGACGGGCGAGATCCTGGTCAGGGCCGGGCATGTGAAGGATCGGTACGACGGGCTCTGGCTGACCGAACGGGACAGTTCCCGCAATCCCGGGTGGCACCGCACCGGCGACGTGGGCTACCTAGATCCCGAAGGCCGGCTGTGGGTGCAGGGTCGGCTGGCCCACATCCTGCTCACCTCCGACGGCGTGCTCGCCCCGGTCGGGATCGAGCAGCAGGTCGAATCGGTGCCGCAGATCGCGCGCGCCGCAGTGGTCGGTGTGGGGCCGCCCGGAGTGGCGAAGGTCGTGGTCGTCGCCGAGACCCTGCCCGCAACCCGCCATGCGCGACTGGCGAGCCGGGAACTGACCGACGCGGTACGCGCCGCGGCCGTGCCGCCGGTCGCGGCCGTGTTGGTGGTCCCGTCCCTGCCCACCGACATCCGCCACAACTCGAAGATCGACCGCACGCGGCTACGGGACTGGGCGGAACGAGTGCTCGCCGGCGGGAGGGTGAGCGGACTGTGA
- a CDS encoding NAD(P)-dependent oxidoreductase: MRVLVTGASGMLGGATATALRRRGDEVRVLQRRPSGLVGVDERHGDITDPEAVRAAAEGVDAVVHLAAKVSMTGPWRQFEHINIGGTATVLAAARAAGVTRFVHVSSPSVAHHGTGLVGVDAGAADPERARGHYARSKASAELLALAADSPDFAVVAIRPHLVWGPGDTQLVGRIVARAQAGRLALVGQGTALIDTTYVDNAVDALVAALDRVPETDVHGKAFVVTNGEPRTVCELVERICVAAGAAPPRLRVPVAAAKAGGSAVEWLWSTLGRTDEPPMTRFLAEQLSTAHWFDQSRTREALRWSPQVTLDEGFVRLAAAYR, from the coding sequence GTGAGAGTCCTGGTCACCGGTGCCAGCGGCATGCTCGGCGGCGCCACTGCCACCGCGTTGCGGAGGCGGGGCGACGAGGTCCGCGTCCTGCAACGTCGACCCAGCGGCCTGGTCGGGGTCGACGAGCGCCACGGCGACATCACCGATCCGGAAGCCGTCCGGGCGGCTGCGGAGGGGGTCGACGCCGTCGTCCACCTGGCCGCGAAGGTGTCGATGACCGGCCCGTGGCGACAGTTCGAGCACATCAACATCGGCGGTACGGCCACCGTGCTCGCCGCCGCCCGGGCAGCCGGGGTGACCCGATTCGTGCACGTGTCCTCGCCGTCGGTCGCTCACCATGGCACCGGTCTGGTCGGCGTCGACGCCGGCGCCGCCGACCCCGAGCGGGCCCGGGGACACTACGCCCGCAGCAAGGCCTCGGCGGAGTTGCTCGCGCTGGCCGCCGACTCGCCCGACTTCGCCGTGGTGGCGATCCGCCCCCACCTGGTCTGGGGACCGGGTGACACCCAGTTGGTGGGGCGCATCGTCGCGCGGGCCCAGGCCGGCCGGTTGGCACTGGTCGGCCAGGGAACCGCCCTGATCGACACCACGTACGTGGACAACGCCGTCGACGCCCTCGTCGCCGCGCTCGACCGGGTGCCCGAGACGGACGTACACGGGAAGGCCTTTGTCGTCACCAACGGCGAGCCACGGACGGTGTGCGAACTCGTCGAGCGGATCTGCGTCGCCGCCGGGGCGGCGCCACCGAGACTCCGGGTGCCGGTGGCGGCAGCGAAGGCCGGCGGCTCCGCAGTGGAGTGGCTGTGGTCGACGCTGGGGCGCACCGACGAGCCGCCCATGACCCGGTTCCTGGCCGAGCAGTTGTCCACCGCGCACTGGTTCGACCAGAGCCGGACCCGAGAGGCACTGCGCTGGTCACCACAGGTGACGCTGGATGAGGGCTTCGTTCGGCTGGCTGCGGCGTACCGGTAG
- a CDS encoding sigma-70 family RNA polymerase sigma factor translates to MDTAAQDDRSLVEAVRRGDPAGLEGVYRRYADRLHTYARAIVHEPEAAADALHDAFLVAGRRMDQLRDPDRLRPWLYAIVRNECLRYLREGARSRPWGETDDPVADLPDPGVGVNADQVRALVHAAAASLSPGDREVVHLAIRHDLSSADIGAALGLPANHAHARLSRARSQLERALGALLVARGGARDCPALADLVAGWQGRFTPTLRKRVARHVDDCGRCGLLRRDQLSPAALLSAYTAPAFLVAADASWPDPTTSETAENGTDAVSPGETVQDVSPGDPVSAGSSGKPSESVSPEGSSGGGSSGDPSESVSPQGSSGDGSGDAAEGSSSGKVAVRTGESAGGAGQGVEAGDDTAAEADQPTARRGGPTRGGGARTAGSSGRQASARSRRRRRVAATALLGALLVGAGVWALTPGPLIGDRVTVAGVPADGPTGPAGAADPAGRRGDDTDGVSGGAPAPRQDGGTVGAEPPPTPTTPPTAGPTALRPTTVRPTTVRPSPVRPSTPRPAAPRPSATARLVAPFTVSADAHVRCGADSYNLVVHATGSTTVEAAQVYWRPAGGRTASRAMTGQGSSARATVQRLRTATVTWWVQATGVDGQAARTSATTVADPCIRPG, encoded by the coding sequence ATGGATACGGCGGCTCAGGACGACAGGAGCCTGGTCGAGGCGGTACGCCGGGGTGACCCGGCCGGGCTGGAGGGCGTGTACCGGCGCTACGCCGACCGGCTGCACACGTACGCCCGGGCGATAGTGCACGAGCCGGAGGCCGCCGCCGACGCCCTTCATGACGCGTTCCTCGTCGCCGGCCGGCGTATGGATCAACTGCGCGATCCTGACCGTCTTCGTCCCTGGCTGTACGCGATCGTGCGTAACGAGTGCCTGCGGTACCTTCGCGAGGGGGCCCGTTCCAGGCCGTGGGGAGAGACCGACGACCCGGTCGCTGACCTGCCGGACCCGGGGGTGGGTGTCAATGCCGACCAGGTGCGCGCTCTCGTCCACGCCGCTGCGGCGTCCCTCAGCCCCGGTGACCGCGAGGTGGTCCACCTGGCGATCCGCCACGATCTGTCGTCCGCCGACATCGGCGCGGCCCTCGGTTTGCCCGCCAACCACGCCCACGCCCGTCTGTCTCGGGCCCGCTCTCAGTTGGAGCGGGCGCTCGGCGCTCTGCTCGTGGCGCGCGGCGGTGCCCGGGACTGTCCGGCTCTGGCGGACCTGGTGGCGGGTTGGCAGGGCCGATTCACCCCGACCCTGCGGAAACGGGTCGCCCGGCACGTCGACGACTGTGGGCGGTGCGGACTGCTCCGGCGGGACCAGCTAAGTCCGGCGGCGTTGCTGTCGGCCTACACGGCACCGGCGTTCCTCGTCGCCGCTGACGCGTCGTGGCCGGACCCGACCACCTCCGAGACAGCCGAGAACGGCACCGATGCGGTCTCGCCCGGGGAGACGGTGCAGGACGTCTCGCCGGGCGATCCGGTGAGCGCCGGTTCGTCCGGCAAGCCGTCGGAGAGTGTCTCCCCGGAGGGTTCGTCGGGGGGCGGTTCGTCCGGGGACCCGTCGGAGAGTGTCTCCCCCCAGGGTTCGTCGGGGGACGGCTCCGGTGACGCGGCGGAGGGCTCCTCGTCGGGGAAGGTGGCGGTGCGGACCGGGGAATCTGCCGGTGGGGCGGGGCAGGGCGTGGAGGCGGGCGACGACACCGCTGCCGAGGCGGACCAGCCGACGGCCCGTCGCGGCGGGCCGACCCGAGGCGGGGGTGCGCGTACCGCAGGGTCTTCCGGTCGTCAGGCGTCCGCGAGGTCGCGTCGGCGACGTCGGGTGGCCGCGACCGCCCTCCTGGGGGCGCTCCTGGTCGGCGCCGGTGTCTGGGCGCTCACGCCCGGGCCGCTCATCGGCGACCGGGTGACTGTCGCCGGCGTACCGGCCGACGGGCCGACGGGGCCTGCCGGGGCGGCGGACCCGGCGGGCCGGCGAGGGGACGACACCGACGGCGTCTCCGGTGGGGCACCTGCGCCCCGGCAGGACGGTGGGACCGTCGGTGCGGAACCACCGCCCACGCCGACCACCCCGCCCACCGCAGGCCCGACAGCGCTCCGACCGACCACAGTACGGCCGACCACGGTGCGGCCGAGTCCGGTCCGGCCGAGCACCCCACGCCCGGCGGCGCCCCGACCCTCGGCCACGGCGCGGTTGGTCGCGCCGTTCACTGTCTCGGCCGACGCGCACGTGCGCTGCGGCGCGGACAGCTACAACCTGGTCGTCCACGCCACCGGCAGCACCACAGTCGAGGCGGCGCAGGTGTACTGGAGACCGGCGGGTGGCCGTACGGCGAGTCGGGCCATGACCGGACAGGGAAGCTCGGCGCGGGCCACAGTGCAGCGGCTCCGGACGGCGACGGTGACGTGGTGGGTACAAGCAACCGGTGTGGACGGCCAGGCCGCGCGGACCTCGGCCACCACGGTCGCCGATCCCTGTATCCGGCCGGGCTGA